From Miscanthus floridulus cultivar M001 chromosome 15, ASM1932011v1, whole genome shotgun sequence, the proteins below share one genomic window:
- the LOC136509596 gene encoding cytochrome P450 89A2-like, with the protein MFCWTREYRATLQQAQYKRWHTLALNLDRTVSLVMEDWVYYSLSMTICIALSFLLSSIRPATGKPAAKPSLPPGPTALSLLLGPLLLLAWTTFNIEPIIRLARSWYGPVFTIYLLPSFPVIFVADGATARRVLVQCGAAFADRPPVNLATRIFNGDQRSITTGAYGPLWRVLRRNLTGKALHPSSLRRYAAARRAAVSGLTAGITQQMHNEAGGGRAVVVIQGLLHHAIFHVFARMCFGEGLGDGVVASITALQREFLSAVVGFQVLGVCPPLTKLVFRHRWKKMLSMRRRQEEVFIPLIRARQARRDASGDNFAVDCYVDSLLGLRIPEDGGRNLTESEMVSLCSELLSGGPDSTVTALQWTMANLVAQPEIQAKLRAEIRHVVGAEARIQDEHLPRMPYLQAVVLEGLRRHPPGRFMLPHAATEGGGALLDGFSVPRHASVNFMLGAMAMDEAVWRDPKRFRPERFLPGGEGEDVDLTGNKEIKMMPFGAGRRICPGIDVSLLHLEFFVANLVKDFEWREVPGEPVEFGERLELTMVMRRPLRALVIPCC; encoded by the coding sequence ATGTTTTGCTGGACAAGGGAGTATCGTGCTACCTTGCAGCAGGCACAGTATAAAAGATGGCATACACTAGCTTTGAACCTAGATCGTACGGTCTCACTAGTCATGGAGGACTGGGTCTACTATTCGCTCTCCATGACCATTTGCATTGCCCTATCCTTCCTTCTCTCCTCCATCCGGCCAGCCACCGGAAAGCCGGCGGCCAAGCCTTCCCTTCCACCGGGACCAACGGCGCTGTCGCTGCTACTTGGCCCTCTCCTCTTGCTAGCTTGGACAACCTTCAACATTGAGCCAATTATCCGCCTTGCCCGGTCCTGGTACGGCCCCGTCTTCACTATCTATCTCCTCCCTTCTTTCCCAGTGATCTTTGTCGCCGATGGAGCCACGGCACGCCGTGTCCTGGTGCAGTGCGGCGCAGCGTTCGCTgaccggccaccggttaaccttGCCACCCGGATATTTAATGGTGATCAGCGCAGCATTACCACCGGTGCATATGGACCCCTCTGGCGCGTGCTCCGGCGTAACCTCACCGGCAAAGCCCTCCACCCATCGTCCCTCCGCCGGTATGCTGCAGCTCGCAGAGCCGCCGTTTCCGGCCTCACTGCCGGCATCACACAGCAAATGCACAATGAAGCAGGGGGTGGCAGGGCAGTAGTCGTTATCCAAGGACTGCTGCACCACGCCATTTTCCATGTTTTCGCCAGGATGTGCTTCGGCGAGGGACTCGGTGATGGCGTGGTAGCGTCCATCACGGCGCTGCAGAGGGAGTTCTTGTCGGCGGTGGTCGGCTTTCAGGTGCTAGGTGTGTGCCCGCCGCTCACCAAACTCGTGTTCCGGCACCGGTGGAAGAAGATGCTGTCCATGCGGCGGCGGCAGGAGGAGGTGTTCATCCCTCTGATACGTGcacgccaggcacgacgcgacgCCAGCGGTGACAACTTCGCTGTGGATTGCTACGTCGACTCACTCCTCGGCCTCCGTATCCCTGAGGACGGCGGCAGAAACCTGACGGAGAGCGAGATGGTGAGCCTGTGCTCCGAGCTCTTGTCCGGGGGACCCGACTCGACGGTCACGGCGCTGCAATGGACCATGGCAAACCTCGTTGCGCAACCGGAGATCCAGGCGAAGCTCCGCGCTGAGATACGCCACGTGGTCGGCGCGGAGGCACGCATCCAGGACGAGCACCTGCCGCGCATGCCCTACCTCCAGGCCGTCGTACTGGAGGGGCTCCGGCGGCACCCGCCCGGTCGCTTCATGCTGCCACACGCGGCGACCGAGGGTGGCGGCGCGTTGCTCGACGGCTTCAGCGTGCCAAGGCATGCGTCGGTGAACTTCATGCTGGGCGCCATGGCGATGGACGAGGCTGTGTGGCGAGACCCGAAGCGGTTCCGGCCGGAGCGGTTCCTTCCCGGAGGCGAGGGTGAGGACGTGGACCTGACCGGGAACAAGGAGATCAAGATGATGCCGTTCGGCGCCGGGCGGAGGATCTGCCCTGGCATTGACGTGTCGCTACTCCACCTCGAGTTCTTCGTGGCCAATCTGGTGAAGGACTTCGAGTGGAGGGAGGTGCCCGGAGAGCCGGTGGAATTTGGCGAGAGGCTGGAGCTAACCATGGTGATGCGACGGCCCCTCCGTGCCTTGGTTATCCCATGCTGTTAG